A stretch of the Medicago truncatula cultivar Jemalong A17 chromosome 5, MtrunA17r5.0-ANR, whole genome shotgun sequence genome encodes the following:
- the LOC11426759 gene encoding uncharacterized protein: protein MEDQTKDIRKSSLRKRLMGKKSSMLWLKKVKKEIWPWRFSAFRWKRLDHLQTTFMDTVVFRILSVAEAVVLVSTVCFFYLCCGCHF from the coding sequence ATGGAAGACCAAACAAAAGATATTAGAAAGAGTAGTTTGAGAAAGCGTTTGATGGGAAAGAAGAGTAGCATGTTATGGTTGAAGAAAGTGAAGAAAGAAATTTGGCCATGGAGATTCTCTGCGTTTAGGTGGAAACGACTTGATCATCTTCAAACGACATTCATGGATACCGTTGTTTTTAGGATACTCTCTGTTGCTGAAGCTGTTGTTCTTGTCTCCACTGTTTGCTTCTTCTATCTTTGTTGTGGCTGCCATTTCTGA